Part of the Citrus sinensis cultivar Valencia sweet orange chromosome 2, DVS_A1.0, whole genome shotgun sequence genome, TGAGAGCAAGCTATTCCAAATTTTCTTACCTGCACACCCTCGGTCAAACTCAAGCATACAAGACTGAGTACAAGTACGAACAGATGCAGCAAATCCCTCCCCTTTCTTTAGTGATTGTTCCAATTGGATCTTAAAACTTTCAAATGCTTTAGAACGTAGATGACCCAGCAAAGTACTATATGTAGGGTAGACAAACTGGAAATTGGGAGAAACATTGTGAATAAATGAGATAcagaaaaacttaaaaattaagaataattataaaaataaaataaaaacttaaggcaaaaattgaaataaaccATTTTAAGAAACCATACAATGCGTGAAACCAAATTCAAAAGTGCTAGGTGCAAATACGTCACTGAGTTGTAGGGCTTGACCAGCGTCCTAGAATCAAGGCTTACTATGAAAGTCTGAATCAGGCTTGGCTCAAGAAAAAATGTTTGCCTCATGCATGGCTTAGTGAGAAAACTTAACTAGACGAGCCTAAGACTCAAAACTTTAATCCAGCCAGAACTACACTCTGTCTCTTTCATGCAGGTGTTTGTCCATAAGGGAGGGCATGGGACCTTATCAATACAAGCTCATTTGTAAACATCCACAGTTCATGCTCATCTTTGGCATGTTTACCAAGTAACTGTGCATGCAACTAGCGTTGGCAATGGGACGGGATGGGGCAGGATTTGCCAATCCCAATCCCATCCCACATATGCAAAtgggataaaaaaatgtcACATTCCCgtcccttaatttttttttttttttttgggataaaaattTGTCCTTATCCTGTCCCGTTAAATATCCCATTATCCTAAACAGTCTcgaatgtaaataaataaattctaactttttttcttttaaggatCCTCATAATTCAATATAGTAAATCTTGACTAAATAcaaagtaaaataatcaaataatagttttattttgactACATGCATATtcgaatataattttatgctaacattttttaattgccTATTTGTTTCCATTGCACATTAATATTAAGACTTACGCTTCAAAATGTTAGATTTGGACAGTAATCAACTTCAGCCATGTTAAATACAACGCCAAACCAAACACTATTTCAAAAGCATCCTCATTTATGCAAgtgggataaaaaaaaaatctcattcatgtctctttgtctttttttttttttttgggacaaaaatATGTCCCAATCCCATCCCAAATAGGGTGGGATCCAACAATAAAAATTGTCATCCTTCCCTGCAACCAAACCAAGCTTGTGGAGATCACAAGCAGTTTGGCTTAGTAGCAACCTCATTTATTTCTAGAagaataatttcaaatctaaagAATCTACCAGACAATATGTCAATGTGAGAggctaaaaaaatgaatttgggCATGGCTGAGTGGTTTTCAAGCAGCTTTATTTGGTTGGCCCACCCTCTTACCTTTTGAACCTTGTGGAGATCACAAGTTATGATAGCCTAAAAACCAGCAAAGTATGCAGAAAGTAAGGggccaaaaaaaatgaatttgggCCTTGCCCACCCCCCTAccttttgaaaaaatgaaaaataaaaataacaattcatCCAGAACCAGCAGGAATGTAGTTTTGCAACAGCTCCACAAATGGCGTTGTAGGACTAGAGAAAGACATTACTTGTGAGAAGGTGTCAAACAGGAGCCCAGGACACTttggaatttaaattcaatagtGGTTTCAATTTAAGTATTCaagatttttttgaaaaaaaaaataggagGGTAAAACAACTGTCCATCGTTAAATACCATTTTTAACTCATTATCAAAAGCATGAGTTAAAAAATGCAACTGCTTGTGCTAAGATAGTTTCAAGGTAAAtctaacaaaaataagaatgtGAGAAACCACCAGCTTGACCATTTTCCACATCAGGTCATCTAACATGCATGAAAACTAGATTAAAGTTCTTCCCAAACAGAAAAAATGAACAATACAATAAAAAGTATATAGAGCCTTACATCCAACGCTTTTGATTCCAACTGTTTTCGTTTTGCATTTCTCACACCTTCATCAAAGTATACTGCCTCCATGTCATAcctaaaattatttcaatgtTAAATTCAAGGTCAGAGCTTCCAAATGGAATGGAACCAATGAACATATCCTGAGGCCCTCAGCATAAATATATGCAATTACTCAAGAAAACAGAAGTAGCAAATCAGGGCTTCAACTCCTGGTAAAACATAACTTGTAAGTCAGGATAtcagtttaaaatttttatgcatAGGAAGTTTACATAAGCTTAAGAAAGgatgaaataaacaagaaatGTTTTCCTAACACATTCTATAGCCTTTGCTTCATCACACCCAGGTGGAACATcttaaatacaaattaaagatttaTCCACCACGAGTTTGGTCAATCATATCATTTAAATCTGAAGATTAATATATCAGAAAAGATGTGAACTTACTCTGAAAGATATGTATCTAGGACAGAGCTCAGCCTTTTTCCAAAACCTGAGACAGGACCTTCTTGAACAGCTTCCTCCAATGCCAACCACCCCTGCAACAGATCAACTTAGTACTGGCAGAGGAGAACAGTCTGTATCCAAGAAGAAAGATGTATGCTAACATACCTCATCAGCTGATAAACGGCGGAGCTTGTCATTGGCAATCTCCTCACACCGAACAGTTGCAACCATTACCTGATTAaaactaacaaaatatttaatgaaacaaaCAAGTGATAATTCGAAACATGAACAGCATATTTGCATCGCAGAAGGACAAATACAAGACCTTATGAGCAGGAAGATCCAGGTCCTTGTTCTCTTTTATCACTCTCCATATCTGCTGTGCGCTAAAGGAAAATCCTGAAGCAGGAACTACTCCCTGCCTATCACCAGCAAGTCCTCCTGGAGAGATAGAATGGAAAAACCGCTGTCTCAGTTCAGCAACCTGTACAATATGTTAAGTAAGATCGAAATTTGTAAGCCTGTAAAATAACAGCTGCAAACTACTTATTTCACAGGAAATGAGAAGAATTAAATAGGATAAGACACCAAATGACAGATATTATGAACTCTGATTATTGGAAAAACATGTCAGGAATCAAATATTACTGTCCCAAGAATTCAAAAGTTCAAGCAGCAAAGGTCAAAACACATATAAACCAATATTCAACAAGCTTCTACTTTTAATAAAGTGTCTACCTGCTCTTTAAAttgctcttctttttcttcatagCTAGACAAAGCAGTAACCTCCACCTTCAAGTCAAAAGTAAGAAATGTCAATAAACTTTTATCAACCAAAAACTAAAGTGCCTGTAGAAAATGAATCAGTGACAGAAAGAGAAtctggaaaaaataaaataaaaaactctcacattaaaaaattcactAAGCGGAGTATTTTTAAGGGTTTGGGGCTTAGGAACTGCATCCCATATCTGCAGGAATAAACACCTATCAAAATGCTGAATGATACAATAAAGAACAAGAGATGAACAAATGCAAATGTaaccaaaaacaaacaaatttaccTTTTGAATATCTTCTCTTAGAATGGGCTCTAGATATTCAAGAGGAGTCTGCAAGGACAGTACCAACAGGACAAACACTCAAACAGAGAAGAGAAATTATATTCCACAAAGTAAATGAAGCATAAAGACGAAGAAGAAAGACATGACTCCAGACCTTTGTCTTGTCGCGTATAACAAATAGAAGGGTCGTTTTGCGTGGGCTAAACAAACGCATCATGACCTACAAACAAACCGAAAAGCAGACTATTCTCTTCGATAAATGCCCACTAACACATTGGCAGAGACAACTAACTAGAGTACCTGAAAAACTGTCTTTAGAAGAGGCTTATTGGCTGCCTGCTCCCTACCGATATCATGGCACCACCTGCATATCATATTAGATAtctgattaataaatgaaataacacCCAATGTGTATGTTTTCCTGCAAGTTTCCGAGGCTTCTAAGTGATCTCTCCCTTTTACATTTATAAAACTCCAAATATAGATCTACCGTTTGAACAGTGAGGGAATTCAGTACAGACAACAGAACAAAAAGTAGGATTCACACATGCTTTTCTCTTTAAGGAATAAATAGATTAAGGTAAATATTGTCAAAAATCATCTCAATACAGCACTTTTCAGACATCAAATTACTATAGGTATAATCTTGCTCCATGGAACAAAATTAATGTCATAAGTGttttctcaaatatttatatgcgatccaacaaaagaaagagGCCAAGGACTAAACCATCAACCCACAGCACAGAAATGAAAGACACTTCCCGCAGCCCAAAGCCCAGGAAAGTCCAAAATCTGTAAAAGATTAGGAATTTTAATGGTAATGACCAGGATTCAACCAGCCTAAACTACTCACATGCACAACCGAAACTATATAAATTAGATGTAGTATTCAACAGAATAAGCcaagattatgaaattttgttgCAAATGTCTTATTAGAGTCAATTCAAAACAATCCATCaaatgtaatttatttcattccaAAGCCAGATTGGACAGgctattttttaaagaaaactaGAAAAgcatttattttctcaagtCAGCCTTCCTGACCAAGATTTAGCTGTCTCATGCTAACATATTTAGTAgctatgaaaaaatatttaactcaCATGTTTATCAGCACAATATCTGCAATTGCCAAAGCAAACAGGGCGCTTTGTTTCTCAAATGTTGTGTCGTCCtgtaaatatcaaatttacaaGCACACATCATgtgtaatgaaaaaaattccCAAAAAGTAACATACGATTGCAACAGATAAATAAATGCAGCTTctaattttaaagataaacagtttaatttttttatctgctAAATTACACTGAAAAGTTTATAGGCCCAAGAATGTGCAAATGTTCAAAAACACACCAACTTATGAAACATAGGAGGCATGTATAGACTTCAGTGTTTCAGAAATCTTGCAGAAAGATATTGAAAAGAGTTGACAACCAAAAGAAAGGACAAATCTGTCTAGAAGCATTTCTAGATTTACAAAAGGCTCTATGACTAACTTTAAGCCTCATAAACATCACATCAAGCAGGGACCCTAAAAGTCAAACCTGATAAACATTTGGATGAAATATCACTACATGAAGATACCAAGGATATCAGTTTCGGGACTTATCACCAGagaaaaaaaccaaaatcaatATAAGATCCTTATTCTAAATTGTTAACCCACTTCAGCCTCCTGATTTAGAACAAGGCATACCTATTCTAAAGGTTACCTCAGCGCTAAGCATCATCTATcctaattagaattttattattcgtACAGAATCAACCCATATTTAGTATTGCCAACTACAGAAAGGGTAAGAGCTATAAGATAGAGAAAACTCCTTCATATAGAATCATAGCCCCAGATTGCACTAAAGTTTGAACTGTagcaaaaaaaatcaataaagatCTTTATACCTCCCCTCTTTCCCTGCTATCACTACCCTCCAAATCCATGGCAATTGTGAAAGGCTCAATGCCAACACACTTCGCTATCCAAATGCCTTTAGTTGTTTGACTCCTGCAACAAAATTggatcatttttcttgtttcttatAGTAGGAAATATAAGGAGATTTATATAAAACTTGAGAAACATAAAAAAACCAACCTTCCCCTGAATGCATCCATCTCTCTGAAATTGGTATGGAAAAGATGATTCATCAAAGTACTTTTCCCTGTTCATAATGACAAGAGAGAAATCAGGCAAAAGCAAACACGTGATTCAGGCAACCATTATCACTAACGCATTTCCATAACATCAATCAAAAGAATATGCATAAGCAATCAATGGGAATCacagcaaaaaaaatttaggatgTACAGTTTATCAACCGAATTTAAGATAGCTTAACAAATACAGACTCACTGAGTTCTTCATCggaatgttttttttaatcttgtggggggggggggggggggggggggtgtttAAGGAGGTAAATGACACCTGAAACCCTCAAATTTACCATGACAACATTTAGAGCCATCCTTTTATGGATGCTTGACCCCTAGACTTTAGTTGTTACCAGTTACCACTAAGGTTGACATCTTGACTAATGTCAACAACCAGAAAGACAATATTGCCCTTAAAAGATTTAAGCCGTTACGAATGATATATTGAAATCTTTTAGGGGCAATGCTGACTTTCTGGCTGGTCAACATTAGTAAACGTGCAAAACTTTACGACAAAGCTAATGCCAAGTGGTAAAGTGGTATTTCTAAAAATGGACGGACTTAATTGTTTATACAAAAAATTGTACAGGGTAAACACTTGTTAATCCTTAAACATTattgagtaaattaattaagtcattaaataCTCAGATGCAGCAACAGCTAAATGTAGATAATACTGAGCTAAAAGAGTCATAAATGGATTTACAGGGTCTAGAAATCATTTTAATGAAGTCGAGCATTTTGAAGTCCCATGGTATAAATTGGGTTGGACTAAGTCAAATCATTTTGggatgaaaagaaaacaatcagCTAGATGCATGTCTTGAAAGTGGTTTTTCAGTAAAAGAGTGCTTCTAGTGCTTTTTACCTTTTTGAACAAAACACATTTAACTACTCTCACAGAAATTACTTTAAACTCAGAGGCATTGCTCTACAAAACACTCACAAAATGCACCCTTATCTCTTACACATACAAGATTACTTGATCTATCTAACCTACAGCTTGTAAATCACaatggcaaaaaaaaaaaaaaatcaacaaattcaaTCATGAATTCTTATCTCGAATCCAAAAGCAGCAACCAAAATCTAGCAGCGAAAGAGGTCATAACACGGTAAAAGCAGCTTAAACTTCCAAAATAACTGAAAGCCTAAATTCAATAGATAATTCAGCTCTTGAGCAGTCAAATCCACTAAACTctcacaaaaacaaaatgaaataaaataaagaacaagtgGAGCATACCGCTACTTTGAGGGCCCATGATGGCGACGACGGCGTAAGAGAGGCCGCAGTGGTTGAGCTTAGTGGTTCTAACGAAGTTCTCAAGGCCATCCACATTGAATTCGCCATTGCCGTCGATCAGTTGCATGCAGCAGCATTCGTCCGCCATGCCCATGAGCCTTATTGCCCCCCACAGTAGAGCCAAGTGAAAAGCTAGGGTTTCGATTGAACTGATTTAGAGGATCAatcaatttagattttaatgtttgttttttatatttgtcttGGTATCAAGTTTCCTGAGAATAGTGAGAATGGAGTAGAGAAGAAGCAAAGCCCAAAAGAAGACAGGAGTCCGATTGTTTAGTTATGATgatttatactttttaatacAACTCCCAACGATGGTGATGATATGATGAATCATGAAATGAGTAAAGGAACAGATTCATGCTCCAGGCCT contains:
- the LOC102622723 gene encoding protein ROOT HAIR DEFECTIVE 3 homolog 2 isoform X1, with protein sequence MGMADECCCMQLIDGNGEFNVDGLENFVRTTKLNHCGLSYAVVAIMGPQSSGKSTLMNHLFHTNFREMDAFRGRSQTTKGIWIAKCVGIEPFTIAMDLEGSDSRERGEDDTTFEKQSALFALAIADIVLINMWCHDIGREQAANKPLLKTVFQVMMRLFSPRKTTLLFVIRDKTKTPLEYLEPILREDIQKIWDAVPKPQTLKNTPLSEFFNVEVTALSSYEEKEEQFKEQVAELRQRFFHSISPGGLAGDRQGVVPASGFSFSAQQIWRVIKENKDLDLPAHKVMVATVRCEEIANDKLRRLSADEGWLALEEAVQEGPVSGFGKRLSSVLDTYLSEYDMEAVYFDEGVRNAKRKQLESKALDFVYPTYSTLLGHLRSKAFESFKIQLEQSLKKGEGFAASVRTCTQSCMLEFDRGCADAAIRQAKWDASKVREKLRRDIDTEASSVRSVKLSAIIADHEKNLTEALSGPVESLFEVGDEDTWASIRRLLKRETEAAVLKFSTAIAGFEMDQAAVDTMVQNLRSYARNVVVKKAREEAGKVLIRMKDRFSTVFNHDNDSLPRVWTGKEDIRTITKDARAASLRLLSVMAAIRLDEKPDKVESLLFSSLMDGTAAASLPRDRSIGDSVDPLASSMWEEVSPQDKLITPVQCKSLWRQFKAETEYTVTQAISAQEAHKKNNNWMPPPWAILTMAVLGFNEFMLLLKNPLYLMILFVAYLLLRALWVQMDIAAEFRHGALPGILSISSKFLPTIMNLIRRLAEEAQGQRPPEASRPQQSLASQSFRYQTPPPAGSSSIPESSVSSNISSSESEFESSGLNLIRRRSTNIPEAESS